In Gammaproteobacteria bacterium, the genomic window CGTGACGAAGGCTTCGATGAAATCGCCGATTGGTTCGAGACTCTGGCCAAGGCCGAGCGGTCCCACGCCAACCGTTTCCAAAAGGCCCTGGACAGCCTGGACAGCTAAGGGGCATCCGGCGCGGCGGCGGGTTCACGGCGCCGCGCCTTTATCTGAGCTGAGGAAACAATATGGCCAGCGAGGACAGCGGCAGTTCCGGCCGGCGCGAAGGCGCTCCGGGAGCGCCCACCCGTCATCCGGTGAACTGGCAGGATCCCGACTTCTACCATGAGGAGGCCTTGTTCCGGGAGCTGGACCGGGTGTTCGACATCTGCCACGGTTGCCGCCGTTGCTTCAGTCTGTGCAATGCCTTTCCCCTGTTGTTCGATGCCATCGACGAGACAGCCAGCGGCGAGCCGGCGGGCCTGGACCGGCAGACGGTGTACTGGGACGTGGTGGATCAGTGCTACCTGTGTGATATGTGTTTCATGACCAAGTGCCCCTACGTGCCGCCCCATGAGTGGCAGGTGGATGTTCCCCATCTGATGCTGCGGGCCAAGGCCGTCAAGCACAAAGCGGGGAAGAGCCGGGCCCGGGACAAGTTGCTGACCAGCACTGATTGGGTGGGGCGTCTGGCGGGGATTCCGGTGGTGGCCGGGGTGGTCAATGCTGCCAACCGCTCCAGGCCGGGGCGGGCCTTGCTCGACCAATGCCTGGGCGTGCATCCTGCGGCCCATTTGCCCGACTACCACAGCCGCACTCTGAGCAAACGCCTGGCGGGTCACCAGTCTGATCACAGCGCCCGGGCGAGTGCCGAGACCCGCGGCCGGGTGGTCTTGTTCGGCACCTGCTATGGCAATTACAACGAGCCGCAACTGGGTGAAGACCTGCTCGCCGTGTTTGAGCACAACGGTATTCCCGTCCAGGTCATGGCGCACCGCCATTGCTGCGGCATGCCCAAGCTGGAATTGGGTGATCTCGACGCCGTGCGCCAGGCCATGGAACACAACATACCCGTCCTGGCGCAATACGTGGACCAGGA contains:
- a CDS encoding Fe-S oxidoreductase, whose amino-acid sequence is MASEDSGSSGRREGAPGAPTRHPVNWQDPDFYHEEALFRELDRVFDICHGCRRCFSLCNAFPLLFDAIDETASGEPAGLDRQTVYWDVVDQCYLCDMCFMTKCPYVPPHEWQVDVPHLMLRAKAVKHKAGKSRARDKLLTSTDWVGRLAGIPVVAGVVNAANRSRPGRALLDQCLGVHPAAHLPDYHSRTLSKRLAGHQSDHSARASAETRGRVVLFGTCYGNYNEPQLGEDLLAVFEHNGIPVQVMAHRHCCGMPKLELGDLDAVRQAMEHNIPVLAQYVDQEWDVVAPVPSCVLMFKQELPLLFPADPRVAKVRDAFFDPFEYLALRHRRGLLNTDFKRALGSVAYHVPCHLRVQNIGLKTRDILALVPGTRIEVIERCSGHDGTYGVKREYHDTAMKIGRPVVGRVKKAQARHYSSDCPMAGHQIAQGLNDGSAPVHPLTLLRQAYAL